The Pseudomonas oryzicola genomic sequence GAGCGTGGCCTGCAGGCGGCCGATGTAGGGGTGCTGCCGGGCGCGGCAGGTGGGCCGAAGCCGCTGGGCATCCAGGGCCTGGACCTGGCTCTGTTCGGTGAATGGCTGCCGTCGGCGCCTCGTCAGCGTGCCCTGATCGGTGCTTCGATCGGTGCCTGGCGCTTCGCCAGCGCCTGCCTCGACGACCCGGTCGCCGGCATCCGCCGCCTGGGCGAACTGTATACCGAGCAGGATTTTGCCAAGGGCGTCACCGCAACCGAGATCAGCCGCAGTTGCCAACGCATGCTCGATGACCTGCTGCAGGGCCGCGACGGCGAACTGCTGGCGAACCCGCACTATCGCCTGAACATCCTGGTGGTCAAGAGCCATGGGCATCTTGCCCATGACCATCGCGCACGCCTGGGCCTAGGCCTGGGTTCGGTGGTTGCGAGCAACCTGCTTGGCCGTGCGCGCCTGGGCCGTCACTTCGAACGCATCATCCTGCACGATGGCCGGGCCACGCCACCGCTCGACGCGCTCACCGACTTCCCCTCGCGCTGCCTGCCCCTGGACCTGGCCAACCTGCGCCATGCCCTGCTCGCCTCGGGCTCCATCCCCATGGTCATGGAGGGTGTGAAAGATATCCCCGGCGCCGGCGCAGGCACCTACCGCGACGGCGGCCTGCTCGATTACCATCTCGACCTGCCCTACCGCGGCGATGACCTTGTGCTTTACCCGCACTTCACCGACAAGGTCGTGCCTGGCTGGTTCGACAAGGCCCTGCCCTGGCGCAAGGGCGATGCCACGCGCCTGCAGAACGTGCTGCTCATGACGCCCTCACCGCAATACCTCGCCGCCCTGCCCTACGGCAAACTGCCCGACCGTAACGACTTCAAGCGCTTCATGGGTGATGCACCAAGCCGCAAACGCTACTGGTACACGGCGATTGCGGAAAGCCAGCGGTTGGGCGACGAGTTGCTGGAACTGATTGCCACCGGGCGGTTGCACGAACGGCTGCAAGCCTTGTAGCGGCCATGCTGGTAGACTGCGCGCATTCTTGATTCACAAAGAGTTATGACAGCGTGGAAATCTTCAAGGAATTCACATTTGAATCGGCCCACCGCCTGCCCAATGTCCCGGCCGGGCACAAATGCGGCCGCCTGCACGGCCACTCGTTCAAGGTCGGCCTGCACCTGACCGGCCCGCTCGACCCGCACACCGGCTGGATCCGCGACTTCGCCGAGATCAAGGCGATCTTCAAGCCGATCTACGAGCAGCTGGACCATAACTACCTCAACGACATCCCGGGCCTGGAAAACCCCACCAGCGAAGTGATCGCCAAGTGGATCTGGGACCAGGTAAAACCGCTGCTGCCGGAACTGTCGAAGGTCCGCATCCACGAAACCTGCACCAGCGGCTGCGAGTACAGCGGCGACTGAGCCCAGGCAAGGGCGCTGTATCAGCGCCCTTGCGCCCTTCTAGAATTTGGCTGAGGTTTCCACCACCTGCACAGTCAGGGATCCTACCTCACCCAGCGCCTCCGTACCTAGCCTGCGTTCGCCAATATCTGCCAGTTTCACGACTAGGCCACTGCTGTGCCTGAGCTTCACGTTGGCCACTGTTGCCCCCACCTGCAGGGCAGCCGGGTCCAATCCGTCCAGATGCCAGAGAAAATCCGCCTTCGCACGAACCGATTGCCAACGCTGTGCCAGGCTCATGGTCCAGCCCTTCTGCTTGCGCAGGGTGAAGTTAAGGCGCCGACCACGCTCGTCGAGCGGCCAGATCTCATACGCATAGACCCCGTTGTTGAGGTAGGCGGCAAACCAGAAACGCTCGCATGCCGGGCGGGTTTCATCGCCACGCCAGCGCGCGCCCAAGGCATCGGTCTGCTCCACACTCAACCTTGCCCTCGGGTTCCACTCCCAGCCGTCGTCAAAGCGAGCTGCCACCAAACCCTGCGGGCCGCCCGTGGAGCCGGTTGGGCCGGCTGGCGTCTCGTCGGGCCGCCAGCACAAACTGGCGATGAAACTGTGCTCTGCCTTGAACGCATAACTGCTGCCCTCACGCTGCAGGCCCGAACCCCAAGCGACATCACGCGCTTCATGGCCGTAGTCCAGCACTTCCAGGGCCATCAGGCCCGGCTGGCCGGACAGGGTGTTTATCAGCCACGCCCCCTGGTTGGCGAGGCGCCTCGCCTGTTGCCCGGCGGCGTTGACCAGAACGACATTGCATAACCGCGCCCCGCGCTTGATATCCTTGTGATTGATACCCGACAGGCTCCACAGGTGCTGCGGGTCAGTCAGACGCTGGCGCCCGGCCGCCGCCTCGGCCTGCTCCTTGACGCCTGCATAGCCTGCATGGCCTGACAGCAACCCCGGGGCACTGTGCACAATCCGGTTCAGCGGTTTCCAGTTCCGGTCATAAGGCCGCATTTCATAGCGCAGCGTCGCACCGGTCCGGTCCGTACCGCTGATGTAGGCACCGAACCAGAACAGCTCGCCATAGACATGACTGGGCGCGGTGTAGCTCCATGGCTCCAGCCGCAATGGCCCGGCACCTTCGGGCTCGGCCCGCAGATACCTGTACCAGTGGTCGTTGTGAAACCCGGCCCCGCCAGAATGCAGCCACATGGGGGCAAGCTTGGCGATCGAAGCGTCCCACTGGTCGGGACGCAGGATGTCATCGCTCAACTGCCACCAGCAGCGAGCCAGAAAGGAAAATTGCGGGTGGTAGACATAGTCACTCATGGGCGTTTCCTGTGCATGGGAAACGCCGGACACTACGCGAACAATGCCAGCCGAAATCAGCGGGAAACAGCCTACTCCAAAGCCTTTTGCATGAACGCCGGGGCAATGTAGCGCTGGTAATGCGCATCGGACAGCAGGAAGAACTCGCGATCGATGGCGTCGCGCAGTTGCGGCAACTCCCAGTCGCGGAATTCCGGCAACAGCGCCATGCCATAGGCCTCCAGGTCACGGATCATCCGCGCCCCGCGGGCAATCAGCTGGTACGCCCAGCAATATTCCGACTGCTGCTCGACAAAGCGGATGGAACGCTGCTCCAGTTGCTGGCGCAACAGGCCTTTGTCGAACACTTCCAGCTTGGCCATCATCACCTGCACCAGCAACTGCTCCAGGCGCAGCCACACGGCGCGCTTCTGCGCATCGTCGTAGCCGTTCCAGTTGATCACTTCGTGGTGGAAACGCTTGCAGCCACGGCACACCGTGTCTCCGTACACCGTTGAGCACAGGCCGACGCAAGGGGTCTTGATGGACTTGTTGGACATGAAAAACAACAGCTTGGCGGTGGAACACGGGCCCATGTTAGCCCTTTGTCTAACCAGGGTCACTCGTTAAAGTCATCATCGCCGCCTTACCTTCAGACTTTTTTTACCGTAGAATCATCCCGCCTTTTCAAAGGCAACAATGTCCGTTGGAAGCTGTTTTCAAAGCGTCACGAGCACAGTTCATCCGGTAGAACGGCGTTGGCCCGGGCCATGCATCCCTCGCATGCCCGTGCCAGCCCTCATCAGCTTTCCGTTCTGCAGGCGTAAAACTTTGAAAGCAGCTTCTGTAAGGATTCCTTGCGACTCTGGCTGGGCGGCCCACAAAGCCGTGGCAGCGCATGGGTGCATTGAATGCTGGATGAGCGTCCCGGACCCCCTTTAGGGACCACTGATGAGGGAAATAACTGTGCTTGAAGCCTACCGCAAACACATCGAAGAGCGTGCCGCCCTGGGTATCGTGCCCCAGCCGCTGAACGCCGAACAAACTGCAGGCCTGGTCGAGCTGCTGAAAAACCCGCCGGCCGGCGAAGAAGCCTTCCTCGTAGACCTGATCACTCACCGCATACCACCAGGGGTCGACGAAGCCGCCTACGTCAAGGCCGCCTTCCTGTCTGCCATTGCCAAGGGCGAAGCCAAGTCGCCACTGATCGACCGCAAGCACGCCACCGAACTGCTGGGCACCATGCAGGGCGGCTACAACATCGAAACGCTGGTTGCGCTGCTGGATGACGCCGAACTGGGCGCCGTCGCGGCCGAACAGCTCAAGCACACCCTGCTGATGTTCGATGCCTTCCACGACGTGGCTGAAAAGGCCAAGGCCGGCAACGTCCACGCCAAGGCCGTGCTGGAATCCTGGGCTGCCGGCGAGTGGTTCACCTCGCGTCCGGCCATCGCCGACAAGTACACCCTGAGCGTGTTCAAGGTGCCTGGCGAAACCAACACCGACGACCTGTCGCCTGCCCCGGACGCCTGGTCGCGCCCTGACATCCCGCTGCATGCCCTGGCCATGCTGAAAATGGCCCGTGACGGCATCGAGCCGCAGCAGCCTGGTTCGGTCGGCCCGCTGGCCCAGATCGAAGCGGTCAAGGCCAAGGGCTTCCCGGTTGCCTACGTCGGTGACGTGGTCGGTACCGGTTCCTCGCGCAAATCGGCTACCAACTCGGTGCTGTGGTTCTTCGGCGACGACATCCCGTACGTACCGAACAAGCGTGCCGGTGGTTTCTGCTTCGGTACCAAGATCGCCCCGATCTTCTACAACACCATGGAAGACGCCGGCGCCCTGCCGATCGAATTCGACTGCACCAACCTGGCCATGGGCGACGTCATCGACGTTTACCCGTTCAAGGGCGAAGTGCGCCGCCACGGCAGCGACGAACTGGTCACCACCTTCCAGCTGAAGACCGAAGTGCTGCTGGATGAAGTCCGCGCTGGCGGCCGTATCCCGCTGATCGTCGGCCGTGGCCTGACCGAAAAGGCCCGCGCCGAACTGGGCCTGGGTGCCTCCGACCTGTTCAAGAAGCCGGAGCAGCCAGCCGATTCGGGCAAAGGCTTCACCCTGGCACAGAAAATGGTCGGCCGTGCCTGCGGTTTGCCGGAAGGCCAGGGCGTACGCCCAGGTACCTACTGCGAGCCGAAGATGACCACCGTCGGCTCCCAGGATACCACTGGCCCGATGACCCGCGACGAGCTGAAGGACCTGGCTTGCCTGGGCTTCTCCGCGGATCTGGTGATGCAGTCGTTCTGCCACACCGCGGCCTATCCAAAGCCGATCGACGTCACTACCCACCACACCCTGCCAGACTTCATCCGCACCCGTGGCGGCGTGTCGCTGCGCCCGGGCGACGGCATCATCCACAGCTGGCTGAACCGCATGCTGATGCCTGACACCGTGGGTACCGGTGGCGACTCGCACACCCGCTTCCCGATCGGCATTTCGTTCCCGGCCGGCTCCGGCCTGGTGGCTTTCGCCGCCGCCACCGGCGTCATGCCGCTGGACATGCCGGAATCGGTCCTGGTGCGCTTCAAGGGCAAACTGCAGCCTGGCATCACCCTGCGTGACCTGGTGCATGCCATCCCTTACTACGCCATCCAGAAAGGCCTGCTGACCGTCGAGAAAAAGGGCAAGAAGAACATCTTCTCCGGCCGCATCCTCGAGATCGAAGGCCTGAACGAGCTGACCGTCGAGCAAGCCTTCGAGCTGTCCGACGCCTCGGCCGAGCGTTCCGCTGCCGGCTGCACCATCAAGCTGCCGGAAAAGGCCATTGCCGAGTACCTGCAGTCCAACATCACCCTGCTGCGCTGGATGATCGGCGAAGGCTACGGCGATGCCCGCACCCTGGAGCGCCGCGCCCAGGCCATGGAAGCCTGGCTGGCCAAGCCTGAGCTGCTGTCGGCCGACGCCGATGCCGAGTACGCTGAAATCATCGAAATCGACCTGGCCGACGTCAAGGAGCCTGTGCTCTGCGCGCCGAACGACCCGGACGATGCCCGCCTGCTGTCCTCGGTACAGGGCGAGAAGATCGACGAAGTGTTCATCGGTTCGTGCATGACCAACATCGGTCACTTCCGCGCTGCCGGCAAGCTGCTGGACAAGGTCAAGGGCGGTATCCCGACCCGCCTGTGGCTGGCGCCACCAACCAAGATGGACGCTCACCAGCTGACCGAAGAAGGCTACTACGGCATCTACGGCAAAGCCGGTGCGCGCATGGAAATGCCAGGCTGCTCGCTGTGCATGGGTAACCAGGCACGCGTACAGACCGGCTCGACCGTGGTGTCCACCTCGACCCGTAACTTCCCGAACCGTCTGGGCGACGCCACCAACGTGTACCTGGCATCGGCCGAACTGGCTGCTGTCGCTTCGATCATCGGCAAGCTGCCGACCGTCGAAGAGTACATGCAGTACGCCAAAGACATCGACAGCATGGCTGCCGACGTCTACCGCTACCTGAGCTTCGACCAGATCGCCGAGTTCCGCGAAGCGGCAGCCAACGCCAAGATCCCGGTGGTTCAAGCGTAAGCTGAGTTACACGCTGTAAACAGAGCCCCGGCAGCGATGCCGGGGCTTTTTTGTGTCGCCTATAGCCGCGAAGAGATCGTTACAGGCGAGCTCAAACCACGAACAAATCCACGAACCGGTGCACTGTCATCTCTTCCAGCGTCTGCTGGTTCTTGCATACAGCCAGGATCTCCGCACACCGCTGCCGCGCGAAACGCGTCGCCAGGTTGGCCCTGAATTTCGCCTCCAGCAAAGGTATGCCCTCCGCCCTCCGGCGCCGGTGACCGATCGGGTACTCCACCACCACCTGCTCGGTACTGCTGCCATCCTTGAAGAACACCTGCAGCGCATTGGCGATCGAGCGCTTGTCCGGTTCCAGGTATTCACGGCTGAAACGAGGGTCTTCCACCACTTCCATTTTCTCGCGCAGACGGTCGATGCTTGGGTGGTTGGCGTGGAAGGCATCCTCATAATGCTCGGCCACCAGATGGCCGAAAATCAAAGGCACTGCCACCATGTACTGCAAGCAATGGTCGCGGTCGGCAGCGTTGGCCAGCGGGCCGCTCTTGGAGATGATGCGGATTGCCGACTCCTGGGTGGTGATGACGATGCGATCGACCTCATGCAGGCGATTACGGACCAGCGGGTGCAAGGTGACTGCCGCCTCGCAAGCAGTCTGGGCATGGAACTCCGCTGGGAAACTGACCTTGAACAGCACGTTTTCCATCACGTAGCTACCCAGGGCCTGCGGCATGTGCAACGCCTGCTGCTCGGCAGGCTTGAGCGCCAGATCCTTGTTGGTGTGGCTGAACAGCACGTCGTAAAAGCCCCATTGTGGCGCAGTGAGCACGCCCGGCACGCCCATTTCTCCACGCACGGCGATATCGGCCAGGCGCACGCCACGGCTGGACGCATCACCGGCAGCCCAGGATTTGCGTGAGCCGGCATTGGGTGCATGGCGGTAGGTACGCAGCGCCTGGCCATCGACGAAGGCGTGCGACAAGGCACTGAGCATCTGTTCACGGTTGGCCCCCATCAACCTTGCGCACACGGCGGTGGAGGCCACCTTGACCAGGATCACGTGGTCGAGGCCAACGCGATTGAAGGCGTTTTCCAGCGCCAGCACACCCTGGATCTCGTGGGCCATGACCATGGCTTCCAGTACGTCATGCATCAGCAGCGGTGCTTCACCGGCGGCCACACGCTTTTGCGACAAGTGATCGGCAACCGCCAGGATGCCACCGAGATTGTCCGAGGGGTGGGCCCATTCGGCCGCCAGCCAGGTGTCGTTATAGTCCAGCCAGCGCACTGTGCAGCCGATGTCCCAGGCGGCCTTGACCGGATCGAGGCGGTAGGCAGTGCCGGGGACACGTGCACCATGGGGCACCACGGTACCCTCCACCAGCGGGCCGAGCAGTTTGGTGCATTCCGGGAAGCGCAGGGCCAGCAGGCCGCAGCCGAGGGTATCCATCAGGCAGTTGCGGGCGGTGTCCAGGGCTTCGGTGGATTCGACCCGGTAGCCGAGGACGTAGTCGGCGAGGGTTTGCAGCACCTGGTCGTAATCCGGGCGGTCATTGAGGTCTACGTTGGCGCTCATATGCAGCTCCCTTCAAAAGTGCCGGAGCGGCTGTGCAGCCCATCGCCGGCAAGCCAGCTCCCACAGGTAGTGCACAAGCCTCAACAGCGGTGCGATCCCTGTGGGAGCCGGCTTGCCGGCGATGAGCCGCGCAGCGGCCCCGCTTGAAGCCGAGCGCCAGTTGGTGCGTTAGAAGCTATCGCCAGGCACGCGAACCCAGCCCTCCATCAGCACCCGAGCACTGCGGCTCATGATTGCCTTGGTCACTGTCCACTCACCATTCACCTGGCGCGCCTCGGCCCCGACCCGCAGGGTGCCCGAGGGGTGGCCGAAACGCACGGCACTGCGCTCGCCCCCGCCTGCGGCGAGGTTGACCAGCGTCCCTGGAATGGCCGCCGCAGTGCCGATGGCCACTGCGGCCGTGCCCATCATGGCATGGTGCAGCTTGCCCATCGACAAGGCCCGTACCAGCAGATCGATATCACCCGCCTGTACTGCCTTGCCACTGGACGCAGTGTAGGTGCTCGGCGGCGCGACGAAAGCCACTTTCGGCGTGTGCTGACGCCCGGCAGCCTGGTCAACGTTGTCGATCAGGCCCATGCGTACGGCGCCATGGGCGCGGATCGTCTCGAAACGCAGCAGCGCCTGCGCGTCACCGTTGATCGCATCCTGCAGTTCGGTACCGGTGTAGCCGATGTCTGCCGCGTTGACGAAGATGGTCGGGATACCGGCATTGATCAGGGTCGCCTTGAAGGTACCCACGCCCGGCACCACCAGGTCATCGACCAGGTTACCGGTGGGGAACATCGCGCCACCGTCGCCATCTTCGTCGGCCGCCGGGTCGAGGAACTCAAGCTGCACCTCGGCGGCCGCGAAGGTCACCCCGTCCAGCTCGAAATCACCGGTTTCCTGCACTTCACCTTCGGTGATCGGCACGTGGGCGATGATGGTCTTGCCGATATTGGCCTGCCAGATGCGCACGATGGCGATGCCATTGCGTGGAATGCGTGCAGGGTCGACCAGGCCGCTGCTGATGGCAAACGAGCCGACTGCGGCAGAGAGGTTGCCACAGTTACCGCTCCAGTCGACGAAAGCCTTGTCGATGCTGACCTGGCCGAACAGGTAGTCGACATCGTGATCGGGCTTGATGCTCCGCGACAGGATCACGGTCTTGCTGGTGCTCGAGGTGGCGCCGCCCATGCCATCGATCTGCTTGCCATAGGGGTCGGGGCTGCCGATGACCCGAAGCAGCAGGGCGTCGCGCGCCGGGCCAGGAATTTGCGCCTGCTCGGGCAGGTCCTGCAGGCGGAAGAACACGCCTTTGCTGGTACCGCCACGGATGTAGGTGGCGGGGATTCTGATCTGGGGTGCATGTGCCATTGATCTGCTGTCCTGTTTGAAATGCCTATGGCCACTGGGGCCGCAAAGCGGCCCCTGCCATTACGCGGTCGCTTCGAGGAAGTCCTGGGCAAAGCGCTGCAGCACCCCGCCGGCCTCGTAGATCGACACTTCCTCGGCGGTGTCCAGGCGGCAGGTCACCGGCACTTCCAGGCGCTCACCGCTGGCCCGCGTCACCACCAGCGTCAGTGTCGCCCGTGGCGTACGCGCACCCAGCACGTCGTAGGTCTCGCTGCCATCCAGGCCCAGGGTCTTGCGGTCGGTACCCGGCTTGAACTCCAGCGGCAGGACACCCATGCCTACCAGGTTGGTGCGGTGGATACGTTCGAAGCCTTCGGCGACGATCGCCTCGACCCCGGCCAGGCGCACGCCTTTGGCCGCCCAATCACGCGACGAGCCCTGGCCGTAGTCGGCGCCGGCGACGATGATCAGCGGCTGCTTGCGCTCCATGTAGGTCTCGATCGCCTCCCACATGCGGGTAACCTTGCCTTCCGGCTCGATTCGCGCCAGCGAACCCTGCTTCACGCTGCCGTCTTCCTTGCGCACCATTTCGTTGAACAGCTTGGGGTTGGCGAAGGTGGCACGCTGGGCGGTGAGGTGGTCGCCACGGTGGGTGGCGTAGGAGTTGAAGTCCTCTTCCGGCAGGCCCATCTTGGCCAGGTACTCCCCGGCGGCACTGTCGAGCATGATAGCGTTGGACGGCGACAGGTGGTCAGTGGTGATGTTGTCCGGCAGCAGCGCCAGCGGGCGCATGCCGCGCAGGGTACGTTCGCCGGCCAATGCTCCTTCCCAGTATGGCGGGCGGCGGATGTAGGTGCTCATCGGGCGCCAGTCGTACAGCGGTGCCACCTTCGGCCCACGGTCTTCCTCGATGGCGAACATCGGGATGTACACCTTGCGGAACTGCTCCGGCTTGACCGCGGCACGCACAACGGCGTCGATCTCCTCGTCGCTGGGCCAGATGTCCTTGAGGCGGATTTCCTTGCCATCCACCACGCCCAGCACATCCTTCTCGATGTCGAAGCGGATGGTACCGGCGATAGCGTAGGCCACCACCAGCGGTGGCGAGGCAAGGAATGCCTGCTTGGCATAAGGGTGGATACGCCCGTCGAAGTTGCGGTTGCCCGACAGCACGGCGGTGGCGTACAGGTCACGGTCGATGATTTCCTGCTGGATCGCTGGGTCCAGGGCGCCGGACATACCGTTGCAGGTGGTGCAGGCGAAGGCGACGATGCCAAAGCCGAGCTGCTCCAGCTCCTTTTCCAGCCCCGCCTCCTCCAGGTACAGCTGCACGGCCTTGGAGCCTGGGGCCAGCGACGACTTGACCCATGGCTTGCGGGCCAGGCCCAGTTTGTTGGCGTTGCGTGCCAGCAGGCCTGCGGCAATCACGTTGCGCGGGTTGCTGGTGTTGGTGCAACTGGTGATGGCAGCGATGATCACCGCGCCATCCGGCATCTGCCCGGGTACCTCTTCCCACTTGCCGGCGATGCCCTTGGCCGCCAGGTCGCTGGTGGCGACGCGGGCATGCGGGTTGGACGGGCCGGCCATGTTGCGCACCACGCTCGCCAGGTCGAAGCTCAGGGTGCGTTCGTACACGGCGCCGCCCAGGCTGTCGGCCCATAGGCCGGTGGCCTTGGCATAGGTTTCCACCAGCTTGACCTGCTGCTCTTCACGACCGGTCAGGCGCAGGTAGTCGATGGTCTGCTGGTCGATGGCGAACATCGCTGCGGTGGCGCCGTACTCCGGGGCCATGTTGGAGATGGTGGCACGGTCACCCAGGGTCAGGGCGCGAGCCCCCTCGCCGTGGAACTCGAGGTAGGCACCGACGACCTTCTGCTTGCGCAGGAATTCGGTGAGGGCCAGCACCAGGTCGGTGGCAGTGATGTTTGGCGCCAGCTTGCCGGTCAGCTCGACGCCGATGATTTCCGGCAGGCGCATCCACGAGGCGCGGCCAAGCATCACGTTTTCCGCTTCCAGGCCACCCACGCCGATGGCGATCACACCCAGGGCGTCGACATGCGGGGTATGGCTGTCGGTGCCGACGCAGGTGTCCGGGTAGGCCACGCCACGGTCGCTATGGATGACCGGCGACATTTTCTCCAGGTTGATCTGGTGCATGATGCCGTTGCCCGGCTGGATCACGTCGACGTTCTTGAATGCTTTCTTGGTCCAGTTGATGAAGTGGAAGCGGTCTTCGTTTCGACGGTCTTCGATGGCACGGTTCTTTTCGAAGGCCTGCGGGTCGAAGCCACCGCACTCGACGGCCAGCGAATGGTCGACGATCAGTTGCACTGGCACCACCGGGTTGACCTGGGCCGGGTCGCCCCCTTTGTCGGCAATGGCGTCACGCAGGCCGGCGAGGTCGACCAGCGCGGTCTGGCCAAGGATATCGTGGCACACCACCCGCGCCGGGAACCATGGGAAGTCGAGATCGCGCTTGCGCTCGATCAGTTGGCCCAACGAGGCGTCGAGGGTGGCCGGGTCGCAGCGGCGCACCAGGTTTTCGGCGAGCACGCGAGAAGTGTAAGGCAGCCCATCGTAGGCGCCGGGCTTGATCGCCTCGACCGCCGCGCGGGCATCGAAATAGTCCAGGTCGGTGCCTGGCAAGTGCTTGCGGAATGCAGTGTTCATATCGTTATCAGGCTCGGTCACGGTACGGTCGTGGATAGCTTTCCAGTTGCAGCCCTGTGTCGGCCGTTGCGGCCTCATCGCCGGCAAGCCGGCTCCCACAGAGACAGCACAAGCCTCGAGGGCAGTGCGAAACCTGTGGGAGCTGGCAGGTTGGCGGTGACGCCAGCACAGGCCACTCCCACAGGTTCGGCGTATCAGCGCTGTTCGATCGGCACGAACTGGCGCTGCTCGACACCGACATACTCGGCGCTCGGGCGGATGATGCGGTTGTTGGCGCGCTGCTCGAAGACATGCGCCGCCCAGCCGGTCAGGCGCGAGCAGACGAAGATCGGGGTGAACAGCTTGGTCGGGATGCCCATGAAGTGATACGCCGAGGCATGGTAGAAGTCGGCATTGGGGAACAGGCGCTTCTGCTCCCACATGGTCTTGTCGATAGCTTCGGAAACCGGGTACAGCACCTTGTCACCCACTTCGTCGGCCAGCTGTTTCGACCAGCCCTTGATCACCTCGTTGCGCGGGTCGGACTCTTTGTAGATGGCATGGCCAAAGCCCATGATCTTGTCCTTGCGCTCAAGCATGCGCAGCAGCTCGGCAGTGGCTTCCTGCGGGCTCTGGAAACGCTCGATGAGTTCCATCGCCGCCTCGTTGGCGCCACCATGCAGCGGACCGCGCAGCGAACCGATGGCAGCGGTGATGCACGAATACAGGTCGGACAAGGTCGAGGCACACACGCGGGCGGTGAAGGTGGAAGCGTTGAATTCGTGCTCGGCGTAAAGGATCAGCGACACGTTCATCACCTTGACGTGCAGGTCGCTGGGCTTCTTGCCGTGCAACAGATGCAGGAAATGCCCGCCGAGGGTGTCTTCGTCGCTGGTGCAGTCGATGCGCACGCCGTGATGGGTGAAGCGGTACCAGTAGCACATCACCGCCGGGAACAGCGCCAGCAGGCGGTCGGTCTTCTCGCGCTGGGCTTCGAAGGTCAGCTCCGGCTCCAGGGTACCGAGCACCGAGCAACCGGTGCGCATCACGTCCATCGGGTGGGCGTCGCGCGGGATGCGTTCGAGCACTTCCTTCAGCGCCTGTGGCAGGTCACGCAGGCCCTTGAGCTTGCGCTTGTAGTCGGCCAGTTCGGCCTTGCTCGGCAGCTCGCCGTACAGCAGCAGGTAGGCGACTTCTTCAAATTCGGCACCGGCGGCCAAGTCACGCACGTCATAACCCCGGTAGGTCAGCCCGGCACCGGCCTGGCCCACGGTGGACAATGCGGTCTGACCGGCCACCTGGCCGCGCAGGCCTGCTCCACTGA encodes the following:
- the acnD gene encoding Fe/S-dependent 2-methylisocitrate dehydratase AcnD; the encoded protein is MNTAFRKHLPGTDLDYFDARAAVEAIKPGAYDGLPYTSRVLAENLVRRCDPATLDASLGQLIERKRDLDFPWFPARVVCHDILGQTALVDLAGLRDAIADKGGDPAQVNPVVPVQLIVDHSLAVECGGFDPQAFEKNRAIEDRRNEDRFHFINWTKKAFKNVDVIQPGNGIMHQINLEKMSPVIHSDRGVAYPDTCVGTDSHTPHVDALGVIAIGVGGLEAENVMLGRASWMRLPEIIGVELTGKLAPNITATDLVLALTEFLRKQKVVGAYLEFHGEGARALTLGDRATISNMAPEYGATAAMFAIDQQTIDYLRLTGREEQQVKLVETYAKATGLWADSLGGAVYERTLSFDLASVVRNMAGPSNPHARVATSDLAAKGIAGKWEEVPGQMPDGAVIIAAITSCTNTSNPRNVIAAGLLARNANKLGLARKPWVKSSLAPGSKAVQLYLEEAGLEKELEQLGFGIVAFACTTCNGMSGALDPAIQQEIIDRDLYATAVLSGNRNFDGRIHPYAKQAFLASPPLVVAYAIAGTIRFDIEKDVLGVVDGKEIRLKDIWPSDEEIDAVVRAAVKPEQFRKVYIPMFAIEEDRGPKVAPLYDWRPMSTYIRRPPYWEGALAGERTLRGMRPLALLPDNITTDHLSPSNAIMLDSAAGEYLAKMGLPEEDFNSYATHRGDHLTAQRATFANPKLFNEMVRKEDGSVKQGSLARIEPEGKVTRMWEAIETYMERKQPLIIVAGADYGQGSSRDWAAKGVRLAGVEAIVAEGFERIHRTNLVGMGVLPLEFKPGTDRKTLGLDGSETYDVLGARTPRATLTLVVTRASGERLEVPVTCRLDTAEEVSIYEAGGVLQRFAQDFLEATA
- the prpC gene encoding bifunctional 2-methylcitrate synthase/citrate synthase, which produces MAEAKVLSGAGLRGQVAGQTALSTVGQAGAGLTYRGYDVRDLAAGAEFEEVAYLLLYGELPSKAELADYKRKLKGLRDLPQALKEVLERIPRDAHPMDVMRTGCSVLGTLEPELTFEAQREKTDRLLALFPAVMCYWYRFTHHGVRIDCTSDEDTLGGHFLHLLHGKKPSDLHVKVMNVSLILYAEHEFNASTFTARVCASTLSDLYSCITAAIGSLRGPLHGGANEAAMELIERFQSPQEATAELLRMLERKDKIMGFGHAIYKESDPRNEVIKGWSKQLADEVGDKVLYPVSEAIDKTMWEQKRLFPNADFYHASAYHFMGIPTKLFTPIFVCSRLTGWAAHVFEQRANNRIIRPSAEYVGVEQRQFVPIEQR